In a single window of the Pseudomonas sp. B21-015 genome:
- a CDS encoding iron ABC transporter permease: MIDRRYALLLIALGALLLVSCVVSLGFGPARVPVEVVWRILLHKIVGVGVADWTAGQEHIVWLIRVPRMLLGALVGAGLALIGAVLQAVTRNPLADPHLLGVTSGATLGAVIVVLHVGEIVGVLTLPIAAFIGALLSMLIVLMIANRNGRLDSDRLLLCGVAVSFVMMAIANLLLFLGDHRASSAVMFWMLGGLGLARWELLAVPAASVLLGLVLLLGMARPLNALMAGEQTAVTLGLNARTVRLRVFLIASLMTGVLVSISGSIGFVGLMVPHIARRLVGAEHRRLLPVCVLLGSLFLVWVDVAARTLIAPEDLPIGVATAAIGGLFFIGLMRRR; the protein is encoded by the coding sequence GGCCCGGCGCGGGTGCCGGTGGAGGTGGTCTGGCGGATATTGCTGCACAAGATTGTTGGTGTCGGTGTTGCGGACTGGACTGCCGGCCAGGAACACATCGTCTGGCTGATCCGCGTACCGCGCATGTTGCTCGGAGCGCTGGTGGGTGCCGGCCTGGCGCTGATCGGCGCGGTGCTGCAAGCGGTGACGCGCAATCCATTGGCTGATCCGCACCTGCTTGGCGTGACCTCCGGCGCGACCCTCGGCGCGGTGATCGTGGTGTTGCATGTCGGTGAAATCGTCGGGGTGCTGACCTTGCCGATTGCCGCGTTTATTGGCGCGTTGTTGAGCATGTTGATCGTGCTGATGATCGCCAATCGCAATGGGCGGCTGGACAGTGATCGGCTGCTGCTGTGCGGCGTGGCGGTGTCGTTCGTGATGATGGCGATCGCCAATTTGCTGTTGTTTCTCGGTGATCACCGCGCCAGTTCTGCGGTGATGTTCTGGATGCTCGGCGGGCTCGGGTTGGCGCGTTGGGAATTGCTCGCGGTGCCGGCCGCCAGTGTTTTGCTTGGGTTGGTGTTGTTGCTGGGGATGGCTCGGCCGTTGAATGCGTTGATGGCGGGTGAACAGACGGCGGTGACCCTCGGCCTCAATGCTCGCACCGTGCGGCTGCGGGTGTTTTTGATTGCCTCGTTGATGACCGGGGTGTTGGTATCGATCAGTGGGTCCATCGGGTTTGTCGGGCTGATGGTGCCGCACATTGCGCGGCGGTTGGTCGGGGCTGAACACCGGCGATTGCTGCCGGTGTGCGTCTTGTTGGGCAGCCTGTTCCTCGTCTGGGTGGATGTGGCCGCACGTACCCTGATCGCCCCGGAAGACTTGCCCATCGGAGTAGCCACTGCGGCGATTGGCGGGTTGTTCTTCATCGGCCTGATGCGCCGCCGCTGA